The proteins below are encoded in one region of Limnochorda pilosa:
- a CDS encoding MFS transporter — protein sequence MPAPQAGSLSGLGVLRAKRDFARIWAGQVVSRFGDALDVIAFMWIILELTGSTLMMGTLVVVNTLPSIFLGPFAGVLVDRWSRRRVMIACDVGRGLVTLSVAALWALGSLPVWMLFVVTFVNSIFEVFELPARGAVVPLMVGRENLVAANAIYGFASSLAQLFGLGAAGVVVASLGVTAAVVTDAVTFFLSALSVVVSAVPELERERLPLKIRPFLRELGEGLAFVRSEKVVLFAIVLAGVVNFALGPLNALMPVFARGALGLGPEALSLIFMGFTAGALVGAALVGQIFKGTAEVILLRWGMVGVGLAYGLLGLVPSAWAAVAVAAGMGLAIPFAQAGFSSLVQRRTPEDRMGRVSSLMGTLVLAAMPLSAGVAGAVAERVSIPIVFASLGVLVMATSAALLWTWPFRELRREAAEKASAPPS from the coding sequence GTGCCGGCTCCTCAGGCGGGAAGCCTCAGCGGGCTGGGGGTGCTTCGGGCCAAGCGGGACTTCGCCCGGATCTGGGCAGGGCAGGTGGTCTCGCGTTTCGGCGACGCGCTGGACGTGATCGCCTTCATGTGGATCATCCTGGAGCTCACAGGCTCCACGCTCATGATGGGGACGCTGGTGGTGGTCAACACCCTGCCGTCCATCTTCCTGGGCCCCTTCGCAGGGGTGCTGGTGGACCGCTGGTCCCGGCGGCGGGTGATGATCGCCTGCGACGTGGGCCGGGGTCTGGTGACGCTGAGCGTGGCCGCCCTCTGGGCCCTGGGCAGCCTTCCGGTCTGGATGCTCTTCGTGGTCACCTTTGTCAACTCGATCTTCGAGGTCTTCGAGCTGCCCGCTCGGGGCGCGGTGGTGCCGCTGATGGTGGGCAGGGAGAACCTGGTGGCGGCCAACGCCATCTACGGGTTCGCGAGCAGCCTTGCCCAGTTGTTCGGCCTCGGCGCCGCAGGCGTGGTGGTGGCCTCTCTGGGGGTCACGGCGGCCGTGGTGACCGACGCGGTCACCTTCTTCCTCTCCGCCCTGAGCGTGGTGGTGTCCGCCGTGCCCGAGCTGGAGCGGGAGCGGTTGCCGCTGAAGATCCGGCCGTTCCTGAGGGAGCTGGGCGAAGGGCTCGCCTTCGTCCGATCGGAGAAGGTGGTCCTCTTCGCCATCGTTCTGGCCGGGGTGGTCAACTTCGCCCTGGGACCGTTGAACGCCCTGATGCCGGTCTTCGCCAGGGGAGCTCTGGGTCTGGGGCCCGAGGCCCTTTCCCTCATCTTCATGGGGTTCACCGCTGGCGCGCTGGTGGGTGCGGCGCTGGTGGGGCAGATCTTCAAGGGGACGGCCGAGGTCATCCTCCTGCGGTGGGGTATGGTGGGGGTCGGCCTCGCCTACGGTCTCCTCGGCCTGGTTCCGTCCGCGTGGGCCGCGGTCGCGGTCGCCGCCGGTATGGGGCTCGCGATTCCCTTCGCTCAGGCTGGCTTCAGCTCGCTGGTCCAGCGGCGGACCCCTGAGGATCGGATGGGACGGGTGAGCTCGCTCATGGGCACCCTGGTGCTGGCGGCGATGCCGCTCTCGGCCGGGGTCGCCGGCGCCGTGGCCGAGAGGGTCTCCATTCCCATCGTCTTCGCCTCCCTGGGGGTGCTGGTGATGGCCACGTCCGCCGCGCTCCTCTGGACCTGGCCCTTCCGGGAATTGCGGCGGGAGG
- a CDS encoding MFS transporter yields the protein MATWVLLAISFGHFAVDVVSGAIPVLLPHWQALYGLSYTTTGLLLLAATLGSAALQPVVGAVGDRVRTTWLLLGGLALSTVALAAALLAPSLWVVVVAVLLQGIGAAVYHPEASKMTYLFGGERRGVAMSIFQVGGNAGFGVSPVLTTLLLGAGVLATAAGYGLLGAVALGVLLYSYGRIRRRESAHRHAVRTEAKARDGDLWGPLLLLLGAVVLRTWVHTGTNAFVPLYFVTHLGRSAAFSGALLSTYLLSGAAGSIVGGALADRLGRKPVIVTSLAVPPLLFYLLPRTPDALLFPLVAVAGFFLTSSFPVTIVFGQELLPSRLGTATGLMLGAAVGTGGFGVTLLGMVADRWGAPAVWPVMAVLPLLALALVALVPRPAAGHSEAVQGAAGR from the coding sequence TTGGCTACCTGGGTGCTGCTCGCGATCAGCTTCGGCCATTTCGCGGTGGACGTGGTCTCGGGCGCGATTCCGGTCCTTCTGCCGCATTGGCAGGCGCTCTACGGTCTTTCGTACACCACCACGGGGCTCCTCCTGCTGGCGGCCACCTTGGGGTCGGCGGCGCTCCAACCGGTGGTGGGTGCGGTGGGAGACCGGGTGCGCACCACCTGGCTCCTGCTCGGGGGTCTTGCGCTCTCCACCGTGGCCCTGGCGGCCGCGCTGCTCGCACCGAGCCTCTGGGTCGTGGTGGTCGCGGTGCTCCTCCAGGGGATCGGGGCCGCCGTCTACCACCCCGAGGCGTCGAAGATGACCTACCTCTTCGGGGGCGAGCGACGGGGCGTGGCCATGAGCATCTTCCAGGTGGGGGGCAACGCGGGGTTCGGGGTGAGCCCGGTGCTCACCACCCTGCTCTTGGGGGCGGGGGTGCTGGCCACGGCGGCGGGGTACGGCCTCCTCGGTGCGGTGGCCCTGGGGGTCCTCCTCTACTCGTACGGGCGCATCCGAAGGCGGGAGTCGGCGCACCGGCACGCGGTGCGAACGGAGGCCAAAGCAAGGGACGGGGACTTGTGGGGCCCGCTCCTGCTGCTCCTTGGGGCGGTGGTCCTGCGCACGTGGGTCCACACGGGCACCAACGCCTTCGTGCCGCTCTACTTCGTCACCCACCTGGGGCGCTCGGCGGCCTTCTCGGGGGCGCTCCTCTCCACCTACCTGCTCTCTGGCGCCGCCGGGAGCATCGTGGGCGGTGCCCTGGCCGACCGGCTCGGCCGTAAGCCGGTGATCGTGACGAGCCTGGCCGTGCCGCCGCTCCTCTTCTACCTGCTGCCCCGTACGCCGGACGCGCTCCTCTTTCCGCTGGTGGCGGTGGCGGGCTTCTTCCTTACCTCCAGCTTCCCGGTGACCATCGTCTTCGGCCAGGAGCTCTTGCCGAGCCGCCTGGGGACGGCCACAGGGCTCATGCTGGGCGCCGCGGTGGGGACGGGGGGCTTCGGCGTCACCCTCCTGGGCATGGTGGCCGACCGGTGGGGCGCCCCGGCGGTCTGGCCGGTGATGGCCGTTCTACCGCTGCTGGCCCTGGCCCTGGTGGCCCTGGTGCCGCGCCCGGCCGCGGGCCACAGCGAGGCGGTCCAGGGCGCCGCCGGACGGTAG
- the ispG gene encoding flavodoxin-dependent (E)-4-hydroxy-3-methylbut-2-enyl-diphosphate synthase, translating to MERPRRRPTPPVRVGDVVIGGSHPVVVQSMTNTETADAEATARQVVELSRAGSELVRITVNTDEAAQAVPRIVQRVRAEGVRVPVVGDFHYNGHLLLTRFPACAEALDKYRINPGNVGTKHRDENFARIIQVARDRGKPVRIGVNWGSLDQQLLTSLMEDNARRERPWSARAVTLEAMVQSALRSARLAEELGLPHDQIVLSAKVSAAPDLIAVYRRLAELSDYPLHLGLTEAGMGLPGIVASAAALAPLLTAGIGDTIRVSITPEPGGDRTEEVRVAQQILQALGLRTFTPQVTACPGCGRTTNSFFQEMARDIQAYLQEQLPAWRERYSGVEELKVAVMGCVVNGPGESRHADVGISLPGSAEEPKAPVYVDGRLRTTLQGDDIVPRFIELLNEYVETRFGRKAEPARR from the coding sequence CTGGAGCGGCCCCGGCGCCGGCCCACCCCGCCCGTGCGTGTCGGTGACGTGGTGATCGGCGGCAGCCACCCCGTGGTCGTCCAGTCCATGACCAACACCGAGACGGCCGACGCGGAGGCCACCGCTCGCCAGGTGGTGGAGCTGTCCCGCGCCGGGAGCGAGCTGGTGCGGATCACGGTCAACACCGACGAGGCGGCCCAGGCCGTGCCCAGGATCGTTCAGCGGGTACGGGCCGAGGGCGTGCGGGTTCCCGTGGTGGGGGACTTCCACTACAACGGCCACCTCCTCCTCACCCGCTTCCCGGCTTGCGCCGAGGCGCTGGACAAGTACCGCATCAACCCCGGCAACGTGGGCACCAAGCACCGGGACGAGAACTTCGCCCGGATCATCCAGGTGGCCAGGGATCGGGGCAAGCCCGTCCGCATCGGGGTCAACTGGGGCTCCCTGGACCAGCAGCTCCTTACCTCCCTCATGGAGGACAACGCCCGCCGGGAGCGTCCATGGAGCGCCCGGGCCGTCACCCTGGAGGCCATGGTGCAAAGCGCCCTCCGCTCGGCCCGGCTGGCGGAGGAGCTGGGGCTGCCCCACGACCAGATCGTGCTCAGCGCCAAGGTTTCTGCCGCGCCGGACCTCATCGCCGTCTACAGACGGCTGGCCGAGCTCTCAGACTACCCACTCCACCTGGGCCTCACTGAGGCCGGCATGGGCCTGCCGGGGATCGTGGCCAGTGCCGCGGCCCTGGCCCCGCTCCTGACCGCCGGCATCGGCGACACCATCCGGGTCTCCATCACCCCCGAGCCGGGGGGCGATCGCACCGAGGAGGTGCGGGTGGCCCAGCAGATCCTCCAGGCCCTGGGCCTGCGCACCTTCACCCCCCAGGTGACCGCCTGTCCGGGCTGCGGGCGTACGACGAACAGCTTCTTCCAGGAGATGGCCCGCGACATCCAGGCGTACCTGCAGGAGCAGCTTCCCGCCTGGAGGGAGCGGTACTCGGGCGTGGAGGAGCTGAAGGTGGCGGTGATGGGGTGCGTGGTGAACGGACCCGGCGAGAGCCGCCACGCGGACGTCGGCATCTCCCTGCCCGGAAGCGCCGAGGAGCCCAAGGCACCGGTGTACGTGGACGGGAGGCTGCGCACCACCCTTCAGGGCGACGACATCGTCCCCCGCTTCATCGAGCTCCTGAACGAGTACGTGGAGACTCGCTTCGGCAGGAAGGCCGAGCCGGCCCGGCGGTAG
- a CDS encoding LamB/YcsF family protein, translating into MAARERRGPGRGSTQPESAVVDLNADLGESFGPYTLGNDADILRWITSANVACGFHGGDPRVMRKTVALCRERGVAVGAHPSYPDRVGFGRRVLWATPDEVETDVVYQVGALLAFCRAEGVPLHHVKPHGALYNVAARDEETAMAVARAVRSVDASLLLYAPPGSALARAAETVRLRVALEGFVDRRYQPDGTLLSRREPGAVIHAPEEAAAQAWAIAIDRAVRARSGEVVPLPARTLCVHGDNPAALAILETVRATLDQAGILVAAP; encoded by the coding sequence ATGGCGGCGCGGGAGCGGAGAGGGCCTGGACGCGGGTCCACCCAGCCCGAATCCGCCGTCGTCGACCTGAACGCGGACCTGGGCGAGAGCTTTGGCCCCTACACCCTGGGGAACGATGCCGACATCCTCCGCTGGATCACCTCGGCCAACGTCGCGTGCGGTTTCCACGGGGGCGACCCCCGGGTGATGCGGAAAACCGTTGCCCTCTGCCGCGAGCGAGGCGTGGCCGTGGGCGCCCACCCCAGCTACCCGGACCGGGTAGGCTTCGGCCGCCGGGTGCTCTGGGCCACCCCCGACGAGGTGGAGACCGACGTGGTCTACCAGGTCGGTGCCCTCCTGGCCTTCTGCCGGGCCGAGGGGGTGCCGCTCCACCACGTGAAACCCCACGGCGCCCTCTACAATGTCGCGGCCCGGGATGAGGAGACCGCCATGGCCGTGGCCCGCGCCGTGCGGTCCGTGGATGCATCGCTCCTCCTCTACGCCCCACCCGGCTCCGCCCTGGCCCGGGCGGCCGAGACGGTACGGCTGCGCGTGGCGCTGGAGGGCTTCGTGGACCGGCGCTACCAGCCCGATGGAACGCTCCTGAGCCGCAGGGAGCCCGGGGCGGTGATCCACGCCCCCGAGGAGGCGGCCGCCCAGGCCTGGGCGATCGCGATCGACCGCGCGGTGCGCGCCCGCTCGGGTGAGGTGGTCCCCTTGCCTGCCCGCACCCTCTGTGTCCATGGCGACAACCCCGCAGCACTGGCCATCCTCGAGACGGTCCGGGCCACCCTGGACCAGGCGGGCATCCTCGTGGCCGCGCCGTGA
- a CDS encoding DUF2642 domain-containing protein: MVWRSWQLKPSPGTGTFAAHMAGLVNREVEVATTCGRLAGTVAAAFRDHLVLLDGRRVRHHVRYEEICWVREGRSGAMEADRPAESRPA; encoded by the coding sequence ATGGTGTGGAGGTCCTGGCAGCTCAAGCCGTCCCCGGGCACGGGAACCTTTGCGGCGCACATGGCGGGGCTGGTGAACCGGGAGGTGGAGGTGGCCACCACCTGCGGCCGCCTCGCCGGGACGGTGGCGGCGGCCTTTCGCGACCACTTGGTCTTGCTGGACGGCCGCCGGGTCCGGCACCACGTGCGCTACGAGGAGATCTGCTGGGTGAGGGAGGGGCGGAGCGGCGCGATGGAGGCGGACCGCCCCGCCGAGAGCCGCCCCGCCTGA
- the metE gene encoding 5-methyltetrahydropteroyltriglutamate--homocysteine S-methyltransferase: protein MLLAVAGNLGFPRIGAGRELKRATEAYWKGELGEDALLAVGRELRLRHWGLQRDAGLGAIPSNDFSFYDQVLDMACVVGAVPERFGWEGGPVPLATAFAMARGVSGPTRGAGGEVRPGTEAGVAPSGVPAMEMTKWFDTNYHYIVPELHRGQRFELASKKPVDEFREAREAGFDTRPVLIGPVSLLLLGKARGGAFDRLSLLDTLLPVYQQLLAELREAGAAWVQVDEPFLALDPPPEGSLHDAYRRAYAALREAAGNLKLLVATYFEGLRENLETALALPVNGLHLDLVRAPEQLDQVLAHGVPEGLTLSLGVVDGRNVWRTDLAAALEPMERARKALGSHRLQVAPSCSLLHVPVDLSLETALDPELKGWLAFARQKLDEVAVLARALNEGRDAVRTALEASRSQVEARRSSARRENPQVQARLVSLTSEQARRRSPHTERRSAQQARLGLPPFPTTTIGSFPQTGGIRRLRARLRRGELDEAAYETAIKAEIERVVRLQEGLGLDVLVHGEPERNDMVEYFGEQLEGFAFTEHGWVQSYGSRYVKPPIIYGDVWRPAPMTVRWITYAQSLTDRPVKGMLTGPVTILQWSFVRDDQPRSETCRQIALAIRDEVLDLEAAGIGVIQIDEPAFREGLPLRRADWAGYLRWASESFRLATAGVRDETQIHTHMCYSEFNDIIDAIAGLDADVISIEASRSGMELLDAFVAFRYPNEIGPGVYDIHSPRVPGREEMEHLLRRAAQVLDPAQLWVNPDCGLKTRSYDEVTPSLRNLVAAARVLREEVGAEG from the coding sequence ATGCTGTTGGCGGTCGCTGGGAACCTGGGGTTTCCACGGATCGGGGCCGGGCGGGAGCTGAAGCGGGCCACCGAGGCCTATTGGAAGGGTGAGCTGGGGGAGGACGCGCTCCTGGCGGTGGGAAGGGAGCTCCGGCTGCGCCACTGGGGCCTTCAGCGCGACGCTGGCCTGGGCGCCATCCCTTCGAACGACTTCTCCTTCTACGACCAGGTGCTGGACATGGCCTGCGTGGTAGGGGCGGTGCCCGAGCGGTTCGGTTGGGAGGGCGGGCCCGTACCCCTGGCGACCGCGTTCGCCATGGCGCGGGGCGTCTCGGGCCCGACCCGCGGCGCCGGCGGGGAGGTCCGGCCTGGGACGGAGGCCGGCGTGGCCCCATCGGGCGTGCCGGCCATGGAGATGACCAAGTGGTTCGACACCAACTACCACTACATCGTCCCCGAACTGCACCGCGGCCAGCGGTTCGAGCTGGCCTCCAAGAAACCTGTGGACGAGTTCCGGGAGGCCCGCGAGGCCGGCTTCGACACCCGGCCGGTCCTCATCGGTCCCGTCAGCTTGCTGCTGCTTGGAAAGGCCCGGGGCGGCGCCTTCGACCGCCTCTCCCTGCTGGACACCCTCCTGCCCGTCTACCAGCAGCTGCTGGCCGAGCTGCGCGAGGCCGGAGCGGCATGGGTGCAGGTGGACGAGCCCTTCCTGGCCCTGGATCCGCCGCCCGAGGGGTCCCTGCACGACGCTTACCGCCGGGCGTATGCGGCCCTCAGGGAAGCCGCCGGAAACCTGAAGCTCCTGGTGGCCACCTACTTCGAGGGTCTGCGCGAGAACCTGGAGACCGCGCTGGCCCTGCCCGTGAACGGCCTCCACCTGGACCTGGTGCGGGCACCGGAGCAGCTCGACCAGGTCCTGGCCCACGGGGTTCCCGAGGGCCTCACCCTCTCCCTGGGGGTGGTGGACGGCCGGAACGTCTGGAGGACCGACCTGGCCGCGGCGCTGGAACCCATGGAGCGGGCCCGGAAGGCCTTGGGTTCCCACCGGCTGCAGGTGGCGCCCTCCTGCTCGCTCCTGCACGTGCCCGTGGACCTGAGCCTGGAGACGGCCCTGGATCCTGAGCTGAAGGGCTGGCTCGCCTTCGCCCGCCAGAAGCTGGACGAGGTGGCGGTACTGGCTCGGGCCCTGAACGAGGGGCGGGACGCGGTGCGCACGGCCCTGGAGGCGAGCCGCTCCCAGGTGGAGGCGCGCCGGAGCTCTGCCCGGCGGGAGAACCCGCAGGTGCAGGCCCGCCTCGTCTCGCTCACCTCCGAGCAGGCCCGTCGCCGCAGCCCGCACACCGAGCGCCGGAGCGCCCAGCAAGCCCGTCTCGGCCTCCCGCCCTTCCCGACCACCACCATCGGCTCCTTCCCCCAGACGGGGGGGATCCGCCGGCTGCGCGCGCGCCTCCGGCGGGGGGAGCTGGACGAGGCGGCGTACGAGACAGCGATCAAGGCAGAGATCGAGCGGGTGGTGCGGCTCCAGGAGGGGCTGGGGCTCGACGTGCTGGTCCACGGGGAGCCCGAGCGGAACGACATGGTGGAGTACTTCGGCGAGCAGCTCGAGGGCTTCGCGTTCACCGAGCACGGGTGGGTGCAGAGCTATGGCTCCCGCTACGTGAAGCCTCCCATCATCTACGGGGACGTCTGGCGCCCAGCCCCCATGACCGTCCGCTGGATCACCTACGCCCAGTCCCTCACCGACCGCCCGGTGAAGGGGATGCTGACCGGCCCCGTCACCATCCTGCAGTGGTCTTTCGTGCGCGACGACCAGCCCCGCTCGGAGACGTGCCGGCAGATCGCCCTCGCCATCCGCGACGAGGTGCTGGACCTGGAGGCCGCCGGCATCGGCGTGATCCAGATCGACGAGCCCGCCTTCCGGGAGGGCCTCCCCCTGCGGCGCGCCGATTGGGCCGGCTACCTCCGCTGGGCCAGCGAGTCTTTCCGCCTGGCCACGGCCGGCGTGCGGGACGAGACCCAGATCCACACCCACATGTGCTACTCGGAGTTCAACGACATCATCGACGCCATCGCCGGCCTGGACGCGGACGTGATCTCCATCGAGGCCTCCCGCTCGGGCATGGAGCTCCTGGACGCCTTCGTCGCCTTCCGCTACCCCAACGAGATCGGCCCGGGGGTCTACGACATCCACTCGCCCCGGGTGCCCGGCCGGGAGGAGATGGAGCACCTCCTCCGCCGGGCCGCCCAGGTCCTGGACCCAGCCCAGCTCTGGGTGAACCCCGACTGCGGCCTCAAGACCCGCTCCTACGACGAGGTGACCCCGTCCCTCCGCAACCTGGTGGCTGCAGCCCGGGTGCTGCGGGAGGAGGTCGGGGCGGAGGGCTGA
- the fsa gene encoding fructose-6-phosphate aldolase yields the protein MKFFLDTAKIEEIRRAKELGVLDGVTTNPSHVAATGKTFRQVVDEILTELQEEPVSLEVVATDKEGIVKEARELARLAPNVVVKVPTIVEGVKAMKVLSQEGVKINATLCFSSLQALLVAKAGATYVSPFVGRLDAIGHEGMGIVEEIRQIYDNYDFSTEILVAAVRHPQHVLEAALIGADVITLRLETLEQLFQHPLTDVGLERFLKDWQKVPQ from the coding sequence GTGAAGTTCTTCCTGGACACGGCCAAGATCGAAGAGATCCGCCGGGCGAAGGAGCTGGGCGTGCTCGACGGGGTCACCACCAACCCGAGCCACGTGGCGGCCACGGGCAAGACCTTCCGGCAGGTGGTGGACGAGATCCTCACGGAGTTGCAGGAGGAGCCGGTGAGCCTGGAGGTGGTGGCCACCGACAAGGAGGGCATCGTCAAGGAGGCCCGCGAGCTGGCCCGACTCGCCCCCAACGTGGTGGTGAAAGTCCCCACCATCGTGGAGGGCGTCAAGGCCATGAAGGTGCTGAGCCAGGAGGGCGTCAAAATCAACGCCACCCTCTGCTTCTCGAGCCTCCAGGCCCTGCTGGTGGCCAAGGCGGGAGCCACCTACGTGAGCCCCTTCGTGGGCCGGCTGGACGCGATCGGGCACGAGGGGATGGGGATCGTGGAGGAGATCCGCCAGATCTACGACAACTACGATTTCTCCACCGAAATCCTGGTGGCGGCGGTGCGGCACCCCCAGCACGTGCTGGAGGCGGCCCTGATCGGGGCCGACGTGATCACCCTCAGGCTTGAGACCCTGGAACAGCTCTTCCAGCACCCCCTCACCGACGTGGGGCTCGAGCGGTTCCTGAAGGACTGGCAGAAGGTCCCCCAGTGA
- a CDS encoding nucleoside hydrolase, protein MPAGETTGVPERLILDCDPGHDDMAAILLALRHPRLRPEAVTTVAGNAPLEKTTRNALRILRAVGSDVPVHAGAARPLVRDPVDALSFHGESGLDTVGEGLPSTETGPDPEGAAETLLRRASGAPGELTLVVTGPMTNVALALRLRPGLAQQLKRIVFMGGSAGPGNVTAAAEFNIWADAEAARIVLESGVPLVMMGLHLTHQVRLTRRHVERVRRGRSPIAGALADLLSFYLQTTARHFGEEEIGAPLHDPCAVAFVAAPELFELEPMEVRVETRGEQTYGMTVCDGRRMPADRESRRPNVQVAMRVDAEAVLEMVVRALGG, encoded by the coding sequence ATGCCAGCGGGGGAGACGACCGGTGTTCCCGAGCGGCTCATCCTGGACTGCGATCCCGGCCACGACGACATGGCGGCCATCCTCCTGGCGCTCCGCCACCCACGGCTCCGCCCGGAGGCGGTGACCACCGTGGCCGGGAACGCCCCCCTGGAGAAGACGACGCGGAACGCCCTGAGGATCCTGCGGGCGGTGGGGAGCGACGTGCCCGTTCACGCCGGCGCGGCGCGGCCGCTGGTGCGCGATCCGGTGGACGCGCTCTCCTTCCACGGGGAGAGCGGGCTGGACACGGTGGGCGAGGGGCTGCCATCCACGGAGACGGGGCCGGACCCCGAGGGCGCGGCGGAAACCTTGCTCCGGCGGGCCTCGGGGGCACCAGGCGAGCTGACCCTGGTGGTGACGGGGCCCATGACCAATGTGGCCTTGGCCCTGCGCCTTCGCCCCGGGCTTGCCCAGCAGCTCAAACGGATCGTCTTCATGGGGGGATCCGCCGGGCCGGGGAACGTCACCGCCGCGGCCGAGTTCAACATCTGGGCCGACGCCGAGGCCGCCCGGATTGTGCTGGAATCGGGCGTGCCTCTGGTGATGATGGGGCTCCACCTAACCCACCAGGTGCGCCTCACCCGGCGGCACGTGGAGCGGGTGCGCCGGGGCAGGAGCCCGATCGCGGGCGCCCTGGCCGACCTCCTCTCCTTCTACCTGCAGACTACGGCCCGCCACTTCGGTGAGGAAGAGATAGGCGCACCTTTGCACGACCCCTGCGCGGTAGCCTTCGTGGCTGCCCCGGAGCTCTTTGAGCTGGAGCCCATGGAGGTGCGTGTGGAGACCCGGGGCGAGCAGACGTACGGGATGACGGTTTGCGACGGGCGAAGGATGCCCGCCGACCGGGAATCCCGCCGGCCCAACGTGCAGGTGGCGATGAGGGTGGACGCGGAGGCCGTGCTGGAGATGGTGGTCCGGGCGCTGGGTGGGTGA
- a CDS encoding SDR family NAD(P)-dependent oxidoreductase: MQEKVVLVAGAGDNMGRAIPVLLAQEGAHLVLVSRNRPELEQTAHLCAEAGGQVESLQGDVTVEVVAREAVDRAVVAFGRLDGLVTAAGGFYQPQSRAETLQPNQWDQALTSLMRALFLFSRASIPAMEEQGGGSVVALGAAPQTRLAGGVAYSAGKEGLTGLVRRLARESWARNVRVNLISPGLIWEPLGEGPIRPVQRKHLAGYGSAADIAYAALYLLSDEASWVTGTELIVDGGDDVMATPPERGR; the protein is encoded by the coding sequence ATGCAGGAGAAGGTCGTGCTGGTCGCAGGGGCGGGCGACAACATGGGACGGGCCATTCCGGTCCTCCTGGCCCAGGAGGGTGCTCACCTCGTCCTCGTCTCACGGAACCGCCCCGAGCTGGAGCAGACGGCACACCTTTGCGCTGAGGCCGGGGGCCAGGTGGAGAGCCTGCAGGGAGACGTCACCGTGGAGGTCGTCGCACGGGAGGCCGTGGATCGGGCCGTCGTCGCCTTCGGCCGCCTGGACGGGCTGGTGACGGCCGCGGGCGGCTTCTACCAGCCCCAGAGCCGAGCAGAGACGCTGCAACCGAATCAGTGGGATCAGGCCCTCACCAGTCTGATGCGGGCCCTCTTCCTCTTCTCGCGGGCGAGCATCCCGGCCATGGAAGAGCAAGGGGGCGGGTCCGTCGTCGCCCTGGGGGCGGCGCCCCAGACGCGCCTCGCGGGAGGGGTCGCCTACTCGGCGGGCAAGGAGGGGCTGACGGGCCTGGTGCGCCGCCTGGCGCGGGAGTCTTGGGCGCGCAACGTGCGGGTCAACCTGATCTCGCCCGGGCTCATCTGGGAGCCTCTGGGCGAGGGGCCCATCCGGCCCGTTCAGCGCAAGCACCTGGCCGGGTACGGGTCGGCCGCGGACATCGCGTACGCCGCCCTGTACCTCCTTTCCGACGAGGCCTCGTGGGTGACGGGCACGGAGCTGATCGTGGACGGGGGCGACGACGTGATGGCCACGCCGCCTGAGCGGGGGCGGTGA
- a CDS encoding carbohydrate ABC transporter permease, which produces MGVATQAVRPLSRRRSRQAKRVAQRVGIYALVVGFTLFAVMPFYWMLLTAFKQNRDLYVGATVPDHIPWIFNAPPTLEHLRLLFQNTPYLQWLGNTFLVGGVVVAITLLAAVPAGYSLARLVGRWGERLGIGVFLTYLIPPTLLFIPFARLISVLGLQNSLWALILIYPTFTIPFTTWLMMGFFRSIPRDIEEQAMIDGQSRLGAIVRVVMPLSVPGVLTVVIFAFTLVMQEFVYALTFISSVGKMTVSLGVPVALVRGDVYYWGSLMAAALITSLPLTFLYNAFLDRFVVGFTAGAVKG; this is translated from the coding sequence ATGGGGGTAGCGACGCAGGCGGTCCGCCCGCTGTCTCGCCGGCGAAGCCGCCAGGCGAAGCGGGTCGCACAGCGGGTGGGGATCTACGCCCTGGTGGTGGGCTTCACCCTGTTCGCGGTGATGCCCTTCTACTGGATGCTCCTCACCGCCTTCAAGCAGAACCGGGACCTCTACGTGGGCGCCACGGTCCCCGACCACATCCCATGGATCTTCAACGCCCCGCCGACCCTGGAGCACCTGCGCCTGCTCTTCCAGAACACGCCGTACCTCCAGTGGCTCGGGAACACCTTCCTGGTGGGAGGCGTGGTGGTGGCTATCACCCTCCTGGCGGCGGTGCCCGCCGGCTACAGCCTGGCGCGGCTCGTGGGGCGGTGGGGCGAGCGGTTGGGCATCGGGGTCTTCCTGACCTACCTGATCCCGCCCACGCTGCTCTTCATCCCCTTCGCCCGCCTCATCTCCGTGCTGGGGCTGCAGAACTCGCTCTGGGCGCTGATCCTCATCTACCCGACCTTCACCATCCCCTTCACCACCTGGCTGATGATGGGCTTCTTCCGCTCCATTCCCCGGGACATCGAGGAGCAGGCCATGATCGACGGGCAGAGCCGGCTGGGCGCCATCGTGAGGGTGGTCATGCCCCTTTCGGTGCCGGGCGTCCTCACGGTGGTGATCTTCGCCTTCACCCTGGTGATGCAGGAGTTCGTCTACGCCCTCACCTTCATCAGCTCGGTGGGGAAGATGACCGTGAGCCTGGGCGTGCCGGTGGCCCTGGTACGGGGGGACGTCTACTACTGGGGGTCGCTCATGGCGGCCGCCCTCATCACCAGCCTCCCCCTGACCTTCCTGTACAACGCCTTCCTGGACCGCTTCGTGGTGGGCTTCACGGCCGGGGCGGTGAAGGGCTGA